A region from the Tigriopus californicus strain San Diego chromosome 9, Tcal_SD_v2.1, whole genome shotgun sequence genome encodes:
- the LOC131886671 gene encoding NEDD8-activating enzyme E1 regulatory subunit-like isoform X2, translating to MTSTPSPLGRPLTASGSLPGSPLGAEKTRRYDRQLRLWGDHGQTALEAAKLCLIHAGATGSEVLKSLVLPGVGAFTIVDGQRVAASDVGNNFFLEPESLGQPRGAAVAQYLLELNNEVRGDSVDETPEHILAHRPDFFKSFTLVVATDMSEKSLKQLSSLLWQANIPLMVVRAYGFISYIRLQVKEHTIVESHPDNEFPDLRLDQPFPALIQFMESQDMKAMDKHEHMHTPYVVILYKYLQKWKAEHGNQMPINYKEKKQFKETILEGVLKSPDGLPEDEENFTEAVNAVNTTLIPSKVPDEVQAILDDDQCMNLNLKSSDFWFIVRGIRDFLESTGHLPLKGTIPDMFSDSQRYIQLQLVYRKKADEDAEEVLKYVQIHLETAGRPAESISEAKVKSFCRNAFNLRLIRCGASIAEEFDGHSPNNQELGQILEQDPDSPAIYYVIFRGVDRFYSEHNVLPGVLDDQVEPDIGKLKNCVAKVLADCHLASVNISDDNIHEVCRYGGSELHAMASIIGGCAAQEVIKLITRQYVPISNLFLYNCMTSQTITLKV from the exons ATGACCTCGACGCCTTCGCCCTTGGGTCGTCCGTTGACGGCCTCGGGTTCGCTACCCGGTTCGCCCTTGGGCGCCGAGAAGACGCGCCGCTACGACCGGCAACTCCGCCTCTGGGGAGACCATGGGCAAACGGCGCTAGAGGCGGCCAAATTATGTCTGATTCACGCCGGCGCCACGGGCAGTGAGGTCCTCAAGAGCCTGGTCTTACCGGGGGTGGGGGCCTTCACTATCGTGGACGGCCAGCGGGTGGCGGCCTCGGATGTGGGCAACAACTTCTTCTTAGAACCCG AAAGTCTGGGTCAACCCCGAGGGGCGGCCGTAGCCCAATATCTGTTGGAATTGAATAATGAGGTGCGCGGAGATTCGGTGGACGAGACGCCTGAACATATCTTGGCCCATCGGCCCGACTTCTTCAAATCCTTCACTCTGGTGGTGGCTACGGACATGTCGGAAAAATCGCTAAAGCAGCTCTCCAGCCTATTATGGCAAGCCAACATTCCTCTCATGGTGGTCCGAGCCTATGGTTTTATCAGCTACATTCGCTTACAA GTGAAAGAGCACACGATTGTGGAATCGCATCCGGACAACGAGTTTCCTGATCTGCGGCTAGACCAGCCGTTTCCGGCCTTAATTCAGTTCATGGAGTCTCAAGATATGAAGGCTATGGACAAACACGAACACATGCACACGCCATACGTGGTCATTCTCTATAAATATCTCCAGAAGTGGAAAGCCGAGCATGGCAATCAAATGCCCATCAACTACAAGGAGAAGAAACAGTTCAAGGAGACGATTCTCGAAG GTGTGCTTAAAAGCCCCGACGGTTTACCCGAGGACGAGGAAAACTTTACCGAAGCTGTGAATGCCGTCAACACCACCTTGATCCCCTCCAAAGTCCCCGACGAGGTCCAAGCCATCTTGGACGACGACCAATGTATGAACCTGAATCTGAAATCCTCCGACTTCTGGTTCATTGTCCGAGGCATTCGCGATTTCCTGGAATCCACCGGACACTTGCCTTTAAAAGGCACCATCCCAGATATGTTCTCTGATTCTCAGCGATACATTCAATTGCAACTAGTGTACCGCAAGAAAGCCGATGAAGATGCCGAAGAGGTTCTCAAATATGTCCAGATCCATTTGGAAACCGCCGGACGACCCGCGGAATCCATTTCCGAAGCCAAAGTCAAAAGTTTCTGTCGGAATGCATTCAATCTGAGACTCATACGTTGTGGAGCCTCCATCGCGGAGGAATTTGATGGCCACTCACCTAATAATCAAGAACTGGGGCAAATCTTGGAGCAAGACCCGGATTCACCCGCCATCTACTATGTCATCTTCCGCGGGGTCGATCGGTTTTACTCTGAACATAATGTCCTCCCGGGGGTGCTGGATGATCAAGTCGAGCCTGatattggcaaattgaaaaattgcgTGGCCAAAGTTCTCGCGGATTGTCATTTAGCCTCGGTGAACATCTCCGACGATAACATTCATGAGGTGTGTCGCTATGGAGGCTCGGAATTACACGCCATGGCCAGCATCATCGGTGGCTGTGCGGCGCAAGAAGTGATCAAACTCATAACCAGACAATATGTGCCTATCAGTAATTTATTCCTCTACAATTGCATGACCTCGCAGACGATCACGCTCAAGGTTTAA
- the LOC131886671 gene encoding NEDD8-activating enzyme E1 regulatory subunit-like isoform X1, whose translation MTSTPSPLGRPLTASGSLPGSPLGAEKTRRYDRQLRLWGDHGQTALEAAKLCLIHAGATGSEVLKSLVLPGVGAFTIVDGQRVAASDVGNNFFLEPGQLKPIESQSLGQPRGAAVAQYLLELNNEVRGDSVDETPEHILAHRPDFFKSFTLVVATDMSEKSLKQLSSLLWQANIPLMVVRAYGFISYIRLQVKEHTIVESHPDNEFPDLRLDQPFPALIQFMESQDMKAMDKHEHMHTPYVVILYKYLQKWKAEHGNQMPINYKEKKQFKETILEGVLKSPDGLPEDEENFTEAVNAVNTTLIPSKVPDEVQAILDDDQCMNLNLKSSDFWFIVRGIRDFLESTGHLPLKGTIPDMFSDSQRYIQLQLVYRKKADEDAEEVLKYVQIHLETAGRPAESISEAKVKSFCRNAFNLRLIRCGASIAEEFDGHSPNNQELGQILEQDPDSPAIYYVIFRGVDRFYSEHNVLPGVLDDQVEPDIGKLKNCVAKVLADCHLASVNISDDNIHEVCRYGGSELHAMASIIGGCAAQEVIKLITRQYVPISNLFLYNCMTSQTITLKV comes from the exons ATGACCTCGACGCCTTCGCCCTTGGGTCGTCCGTTGACGGCCTCGGGTTCGCTACCCGGTTCGCCCTTGGGCGCCGAGAAGACGCGCCGCTACGACCGGCAACTCCGCCTCTGGGGAGACCATGGGCAAACGGCGCTAGAGGCGGCCAAATTATGTCTGATTCACGCCGGCGCCACGGGCAGTGAGGTCCTCAAGAGCCTGGTCTTACCGGGGGTGGGGGCCTTCACTATCGTGGACGGCCAGCGGGTGGCGGCCTCGGATGTGGGCAACAACTTCTTCTTAGAACCCGGTCAGTTGAAACCCATCGAATCCC AAAGTCTGGGTCAACCCCGAGGGGCGGCCGTAGCCCAATATCTGTTGGAATTGAATAATGAGGTGCGCGGAGATTCGGTGGACGAGACGCCTGAACATATCTTGGCCCATCGGCCCGACTTCTTCAAATCCTTCACTCTGGTGGTGGCTACGGACATGTCGGAAAAATCGCTAAAGCAGCTCTCCAGCCTATTATGGCAAGCCAACATTCCTCTCATGGTGGTCCGAGCCTATGGTTTTATCAGCTACATTCGCTTACAA GTGAAAGAGCACACGATTGTGGAATCGCATCCGGACAACGAGTTTCCTGATCTGCGGCTAGACCAGCCGTTTCCGGCCTTAATTCAGTTCATGGAGTCTCAAGATATGAAGGCTATGGACAAACACGAACACATGCACACGCCATACGTGGTCATTCTCTATAAATATCTCCAGAAGTGGAAAGCCGAGCATGGCAATCAAATGCCCATCAACTACAAGGAGAAGAAACAGTTCAAGGAGACGATTCTCGAAG GTGTGCTTAAAAGCCCCGACGGTTTACCCGAGGACGAGGAAAACTTTACCGAAGCTGTGAATGCCGTCAACACCACCTTGATCCCCTCCAAAGTCCCCGACGAGGTCCAAGCCATCTTGGACGACGACCAATGTATGAACCTGAATCTGAAATCCTCCGACTTCTGGTTCATTGTCCGAGGCATTCGCGATTTCCTGGAATCCACCGGACACTTGCCTTTAAAAGGCACCATCCCAGATATGTTCTCTGATTCTCAGCGATACATTCAATTGCAACTAGTGTACCGCAAGAAAGCCGATGAAGATGCCGAAGAGGTTCTCAAATATGTCCAGATCCATTTGGAAACCGCCGGACGACCCGCGGAATCCATTTCCGAAGCCAAAGTCAAAAGTTTCTGTCGGAATGCATTCAATCTGAGACTCATACGTTGTGGAGCCTCCATCGCGGAGGAATTTGATGGCCACTCACCTAATAATCAAGAACTGGGGCAAATCTTGGAGCAAGACCCGGATTCACCCGCCATCTACTATGTCATCTTCCGCGGGGTCGATCGGTTTTACTCTGAACATAATGTCCTCCCGGGGGTGCTGGATGATCAAGTCGAGCCTGatattggcaaattgaaaaattgcgTGGCCAAAGTTCTCGCGGATTGTCATTTAGCCTCGGTGAACATCTCCGACGATAACATTCATGAGGTGTGTCGCTATGGAGGCTCGGAATTACACGCCATGGCCAGCATCATCGGTGGCTGTGCGGCGCAAGAAGTGATCAAACTCATAACCAGACAATATGTGCCTATCAGTAATTTATTCCTCTACAATTGCATGACCTCGCAGACGATCACGCTCAAGGTTTAA
- the LOC131886672 gene encoding uncharacterized protein LOC131886672 yields the protein MVLPVSKEDVQKHLRDLGYTTITDIQLDEFMKDLKRLIKYEERQSRLHSIQQHRKKAPDRSSSSSSAYSSSSSRAQTPSEDDHSSSIHLVRGQKRMRQRKVFQYAQGQTSVALEHTRKDHIDATSATWHSSGGSTLTSSTVSSRSEAEIRVRVQVAPDGQVRQRSQSMVPFGTKPTTSFIRPPIEAPVTRDAKRDPVKLHQYYQSYWNKFRVPGDEGQAHKDARWAVREWMMGHKE from the coding sequence ATGGTCCTTCCGGTTTCCAAAGAAGATGTGCAAAAACACTTACGGGATTTAGGCTACACCACTATCACGGATATTCAACTGGACGAATTCATGAAAGACCTGAAGCGTCTCATCAAATACGAGGAGCGCCAATCGCGTCTCCACTCCATTCAACAACATCGGAAGAAGGCCCCCGATcgttcgtcgtcgtcctcttcagCCTATTCGAGCTCATCCTCCCGGGCTCAAACCCCTTCCGAGGATGACCATTCCAGCTCCATTCACTTGGTTCGAGGACAAAAGCGAATGCGTCAGAGGAAAGTGTTCCAATACGCCCAAGGGCAGACTTCAGTGGCCTTGGAACACACGCGAAAAGACCACATTGACGCCACTTCAGCCACGTGGCACAGCTCAGGCGGATCTACCTTGACTAGCTCAACGGTCAGCTCGAGGTCGGAGGCTGAAATTCGGGTGCGGGTTCAGGTCGCTCCTGATGGTCAGGTTCGTCAACGGAGCCAATCGATGGTGCCTTTTGGCACGAAACCTACGACCTCGTTCATTCGACCTCCAATAGAGGCGCCCGTGACAAGAGATGCCAAAAGAGATCCCGTCAAACTTCATCAGTACTACCAGAGCTATTGGAACAAGTTCCGAGTCCCAGGGGACGAGGGACAGGCCCATAAAGATGCTCGCTGGGCAGTGCGAGAATGGATGATGGGTCACAAAGAATAA
- the LOC131886485 gene encoding cartilage-associated protein-like yields the protein MANYQILVAVCVCLCGAKLGAEGGRSEWTFVDYFKFGKEAYLANDWKNCDENFNLAIEDYRYYKQVVLRCKKVCRAESKEYAGTKSGGKEKYLEVFETFVNETLCLMRCKRKGFESDKYNQIPTEMQKEMEKLETYNYLQLCYYQMTEYAKAADAAFTYHILHPNSDIMLSNIHYYINSPGVVKDNVINLENLKYTKYFMDAAQYYRDESWQQVIDNMEQVIPKYLESEEDCRFDCEKPFDMGWFPDFITSVANHFTFCLRCKLKCPGKLENLDGEVIEGLFPLTYHYLQIGYFKVGDLKSAAQCVESYLLFYPEDEDMTLNREYYQTKEGADPSWFQPWDEVVQYFNRLKHEKALLSRIDESFKEFESNPDFVESKALEAPKLDEKEEVIIVEDYKPTPPPMVKFEL from the exons ATGGCTAATTATCAAATTTTAGTGGCTGTGTGTGTTTGTCTTTGTGGGGCAAAACTGGGTGCAGAGGGCGGTAGGAGTGAATGGACCTTTGTGGATTActttaaatttggcaaagagGCCTATCTTGCCAATGATTGGAAGAACTGTgatgaaaacttcaatttggcTATTGAAGATTACCGATATTACAAGCAGGTGGTGCTGAGGTGTAAAAAGGTTTGCCGTGCTGAATCTAAAGAATACGCCGGAACCAAGTCcggagggaaagaaaaatactTGGAAGTATTTGAAACCTTCGTGAACGAAACCTTGTGTTTGATGCGTTGCAAACGAAAGGGTTTCGAGTCCGACAAGTACAACCAAATTCCGACTgagatgcaaaaagaaatggaaaaattggaaaccTACAACTACTTACAGCTTTGCTACTATCAG ATGACGGAGTATGCCAAAGCAGCCGATGCCGCTTTCACTTATCACATTTTGCACCCGAATAGCGATATCATGCTGAGCAATATTCATTACTACATCAATTCTCCCGGAGTTGTCAAAGACAATGTGATTAACTTGGAAAATCTG AAATACacgaaatatttcatggacgcTGCTCAATATTATCGGGATGAGAGCTGGCAACAAGTGATCGACAACATGGAACAAGTCATTCCCAAGTATTTGGAATCCGAAGAAGATTGTCGATTCGATTGCGAGAAGCCATTCGACATGGGTTGGTTTCCAGATTTTATCACCTCCGTCGCCA ATCATTTCACGTTCTGTCTGCGTTGCAAGCTTAAATGTCCGGGCAAATTGGAAAACCTCGACGGGGAAGTGATCGAGGGCCTATTTCCTCTCACTTATCATTACCTCCAAATTGGATATTTCAAAG TGGGAGATCTAAAGAGCGCTGCCCAATGTGTGGAATCGTATTTACTATTTTATCCTGAAGACGAGGACATGACTTTGAACAGAGAATACTACCAGACCAAAGAAGGAGCTGACCCTTCATGGTTTCAACCTTGGGACGAAGTGGTTCAATACTTTAACCGACTCAAGCATGAGAAGGCCCTTCTGTCCAGGATCGATGAGAGCTTCAAggaatttgaatcaaatcctGACTTTGTGGAATCCAAGGCCCTAGAGGCACCCAAATTAGATGAAAAG GAAGAAGTCATCATTGTTGAAGATTACAAGCCAACCCCGCCGCCaatggtcaaatttgagctctGA
- the LOC131886486 gene encoding uncharacterized protein LOC131886486: protein MANSALTMDLQGLNLDDLSHPQNQGAIPKVSPTLQKEPTKDEGSTNSKKRRSRRQKKKKVSEPNPVDDGPCEKEDNTGASSLEDRVPDFSFPTIVTSFIEKELEEEELLEAYNDTKDTSVPNNAPRKIDSEKRAGARRKRSGVGKRKKPKSPPLDGLDPKCSDDKENENLEMPDIKLDSDDSDRDDERPSGQKFHWKSVTKNGWIKKCILVDGLQDSGRPKPGDTVLVKSQGKLKDGTIIDDYPTQVFNVGEHEVVEGLDLVVQSMFKNELSIVSLKPEMAYGTLGRKGDVPTNSRITYLMGLLHFEKQKEISQLTWAQRRKSGQTRMRLANWWYQRKEYPIAVKCYKKALEYYNNIPTNQECTTPEEYKELLQLMEERLRVMRQVANIFKRIANMIQSGQITA from the coding sequence ATGGCAAACTCAGCCCTGACCATGGATTTGCAAGGTCTGAACCTGGACGACTTGTCACATCCACAAAACCAAGGGGCAATCCCCAAAGTATCTCCCACTTTGCAGAAAGAGCCAACTAAAGATGAAGGTTCGACCAATTCCAAGAAGCGACGGAGCCGCaggcaaaagaagaagaaggttTCCGAACCGAACCCCGTGGACGATGGTCCTTGTGAGAAAGAAGATAATACCGGTGCATCGAGTTTGGAAGACAGAGTTCCAGATTTCTCCTTTCCCACCATCGTGACAAGTTTCATTGAGAAGGAGCTTGAGGAGGAAGAGCTCCTCGAAGCGTACAATGACACCAAAGACACATCAGTGCCCAATAATGCTCCCCGAAAAATAGACTCGGAAAAGCGGGCAGGAGCGAGACGAAAACGAAGTGGAGTGGGTAAACGGAAGAAACCCAAATCTCCGCCCTTGGATGGATTGGACCCGAAATGCTCGGATGACAAGGAGAATGAGAATCTGGAGATGCCTGATATTAAGTTGGATTCTGACGACAGTGACCGCGATGACGAGCGTCCTAGTGGTCAAAAGTTCCATTGGAAGAGTGTCACCAAAAACGGGTGGATCAAGAAATGCATCCTCGTGGATGGACTCCAAGACAGTGGGCGACCCAAACCAGGCGACACGGTCTTGGTCAAGAGTCAAGGCAAGCTCAAGGATGGCACTATCATCGACGATTACCCAACTCAAGTGTTCAACGTGGGTGAGCACGAGGTTGTCGAAGGGTTGGATCTGGTGGTCCAATCCATGTTCAAGAACGAGCTCTCCATAGTGTCTCTCAAACCGGAAATGGCCTATGGGACCTTGGGTCGCAAAGGGGACGTCCCTACCAACTCCAGGATCACATACCTCATGGGACTATTGCATTTCGAGAAGCAGAAGGAGATCTCGCAACTAACGTGGGCACAACGCCGCAAGTCCGGACAAACCCGCATGCGGCTGGCCAATTGGTGGTATCAGCGAAAAGAATACCCCATCGCGGTGAAATGCTACAAGAAGGCCCTCGAGTACTACAACAATATTCCCACTAATCAGGAGTGCACCACTCCGGAGGAATACAAGGAGCTCCTGCAACTCATGGAGGAGCGTCTGCGCGTCATGCGACAAGTGGCCAACATCTTCAAGCGGATCGCCAACATGATCCAGAGTGGACAGATCACAGCCTGA